Part of the Triplophysa rosa linkage group LG3, Trosa_1v2, whole genome shotgun sequence genome, ACTGTTGACGAGGCAGTGTTTTCGGAAATGAGACTACTTGCCAGTGTTTTAaggaattaaacatttttataaaacggtcagttctggtacttgtttctgattggctgagccgagttctaagccgttataaaatacagcgatttataacggctgaccacattacatagcctaaacaccattttattttattttttatgaaaccttgctacatttatggaataactgttttataaaagcaataagccccgcgaattagtgggttacagtgcattttataacagctaaggggatCTGTTATAACCctattgctttaatatactgtatatatttatgttcaaaatgttaaataaaattggTTATATGGTAATGGCAGTTTGTTCCAATGGTGTTAACTATGGTAGGCGATTTGCTATCATGGCATTTTCCCAAAATTGCTACTAGGGTGCTCTAAAATACCAGCTGGTATTCTGTATAGAATTTATTATATGAACATGTGTGTGCATAATTTGTTTGGCCTTTGAGGGACACATCACCTGCCAGCTGTCCCCCCACTTTTAAAATGGCTGCTACACCCCGTCTCACACACGTGAAAGAAGACCTGTATGTAGGTTGTTATAATGACTGGATTACTTCCTTAATAAAATGCAAACAATGAAATATTTGTCGAGTTCCTTCATACAgaatataatatgaatataatcTTTGGTCATTGATCGTTTTGCTTACATTGTCATCTGGACAGATTTTCACCCATCATCAGTATGTTGTTCTGAGTTcagtacaataaaataaaataaccacaGAAAGTCATTCTGATGAACAAAAACACCATCTCGCTCTATATGGACTGCAAACGTGATGTTTGACTACTGAACCCagaacatttatttgcatgaaaACCCGTTTCTTCTGTCAGTCTTCATCACTGAGTTTAGCTCATGTTGATCATCTCATATTTGTCCTTCAGGCTGATGTCATCCTCTtcatcctcttcttcttcttctggtTCTTCGTGAGGTTTGTCCGTGTCTTTGGAGTGATGCAGCTCGATCAACAGGAAGTAGATCACGGCACCGACCACGCCCCCCACCAGCGGCCCGGCAACTGGAATCCACCACCAGTAACCTGCAGTGCTGAAGGATCACAACACATCACACGTGAGAAATCACATCTGACCGTGTTGGTACAGAGGATGTAAATCACAGAGGTGGTTTACCTGAACACCTCCGTCCCCCAGCCGGCCAGAGCGGTGAAGAGTCGCGGGCCCAGGTCTCGAGCGGGGTTCAGCGGGTAACCGCAGTTCAGCCCCATAGAAACGCTGATGCCCAGAAGAATCAGACCAATCGCCAGAGGCTCCACCCCTTTAGGAGCTCCGATATTGCCAACATCAGTGACGGCCAGAATACAGAGCACCAGCGTTCCTGtgccaaacacctgacacagacagacacccTTCATCATCATGTGTTTACAGCAGCGGAGTAACAATCAACACCTTTAGGAAAATGTACcgtgcacagcaaaatcgccagtgttaaaaaaagtcgaattaacactcacagtgtatatactgtgagtatatatttactgtatttacactgtgagtgttaatttgacattttctaacactggcgattttgctgtgtggttttattacagtaaaagtgtagtaatcaTGTTTGATTGCGGATTGAATGTGTTGAGAGATTGAGAGATGTCTTCAGAATAAATGATGGGAATTTTTCGCATttaccatttttatttactgGCATTTAGCTGACgcgtttatccaaagcgacttacattgcattatactaaacatttgtttctgagtatgtgggatccaacccatgaccttagctGACCACTGagctgcactgtaaaactttgctgtaatttggcagcaggtttgccagtaacttactgtagatgtaatgtacaattttgatttaagcataaacttacctagtttatatatttttgtttcagaaaacaagactcaatatcttgggtcacttttcttcttatgtaaatgtatcgtaatttaagaagttttaaatattcttACAGAAAACATGCTCTTACAAAAATGCtcagaagaatgtcatttttggcggtgttgctgtgctaatgccagtctcttgctcattttgaatctcaaaagtcaaagtgttttaattttgattaaagttattGAAAACAGTATTAATTGTAAAGTATATGAAGTAGTCATTCAATcaacagtaagttactggcaaagctaatgcaaaaactacagcaaagttttacagtgtttacAAAGCCACAAAATACAGTCTTTTGCAGTAGCATGAAGATAAAACGACGTAGTAAAACTAGATATTGTAATGGTGAAAGATTCACTGTGTGGTGTTTATCGGCGAGTGAATTAGGTCACTGGGGTCAGACTGGATTTGGTGACTTTCTGGCTTTCAGACAATCAATGCGCATCCATTTCTAACAGAATGAAGGCAAAACATGAATCTGGGTTACTGTGATCTGTCCGCTCAAACACTACCTGTAAACCACCATGTTTTTACCGTACATATCACCATCTGATGTTCATCTGATCTTATTCCAAACCCCATCAACTCaacaaactgtgtgtgtgtttctgtgaaaGCTCTCTCAGGTTGAATGTCTGTGTTAAGTTTGGAAGATCCTGTGGTTGTCTGTTTCAGATATCAACTGTGAGCTGCTGTACGGACCCGACTCATACTCCACCGACCTGATCCACGAATCCCCCCAGTACTGTCAGGTGTCTTCCAGGATAAGATGTGAAAATGTGCCCGGTGGCATTAATGCCCGTCACTGACAGGATTCCGTTCGTGAAGTCCATGAAAGCATCTGAAAAAAGCACACGATTCTCAAACCTCTGGAGGAACAGAAGGTCATCTCCATTATTTACTTGACTGGCGAAATTTCACCATAATAGAGCCCAAAGACCGCGGCCGCCCCTGCGAACGCTCCCAGAAACTGTGCCAGGACATAGACGGGAAACTTCCAGATCTTCAGCTTTCCCACAATCGCCATAGCCAGAGACACGGCCGGATTCAGATGACCGCCTGAGAAACAACACCACCATCATGAGCTctcttgacacacacacacacacacacacacacacacacgtgttcgcacacatgcacacagatcAATGGGTGTGTCAGTGTGTTGCTCTGGGCATCAGATGACCTCAGTGAGAGAACGTTTATTATCAATCAAATCAATCTGCCAGTCAAGAGCCGACAATCTGTGATTgttatgtaatgtaaatgttgtgcgtacaaaacaataaatgtgtttacCGGAGACGCCACCGGCCACATAAACTCCCATCATGAGTCCGGTGCTGAAGCCGATGTGAACGGTCAGAGGCTCGCCCAAAGAGTTTCTGCTCAACACCGTCTGAGCCACAGAACCACAACCCACCAActgaccaaaacacacacacatcacagtcTGAgccacaacccacaactctgaCACACAATGCAAACAGTTATACATGATTGCTGTGAGTTTGCATTGAGACACATgtgaacaacattttttaatgataaaataatagtCAGGACATAAACATATAAACCtcttttaaaattacaaattgattaagtatttctgtaaaaacacatctagtcatttttgtgatttactggggtttttttacatgaaaacaTCCTACATGTCAAGAACATTGTATGAAAACAGAATGAGAGAGATTGCTTGTTATCGCACCTTTTGATTGAGTATGActgaataaaagaaaagaatgaGAATCTCACCACCAGCACAAACGTCCCCAGAAACTCGGCCAGGAACTCTTTAAAGATGTCGTGTTTGATAGCGCACTGATACTTCATGTTTCCTCGTGTCTGTGATGTTCACACACTGTGTGTCTGACTCCACATTCAACTACATTAaatctccacacacacacacactcgcgcacacacacacacacacacggcatcGATCCATCAGGCCCGTGTCATTACACACGCAGAGCTGCTCCATCACTGAACTCAATGTCACTTCCACATTCATGACATTTCACAATAAACTAGCACACTACATCTGTATTTACAGTACTTCAGCAATACGTCTGCTGTCAGTTAGTcatctagaagacgtctgtaagatgtttatgatttagaatggatgtaaaactgctctttctaagatgtttagcagatgttttaacacagcagatgttttccagatctttagcagacgtcttacagacgtacctgtgctagctGGGTCTCTGATAGCACACAATCATCTggcagacgtctatttgatgtctgcatttacatctgcaagacatagtttctcatctgtaatacgtctcgaagacgtctgctgtcagatgtcacgTAGACGtctagaagacgtctgtaagatgttaaggatttagaatggatgtaaaactgctctttctaagatgttttccagatctccagatctttagcagacgtacgAGTGCTAGCTGTGTCTGACAcactaaatgttttattattcatatgcataaatatatataatcagTGAACTAAGTACTGCcaaagtttttttctttcattgtaacgagacaaaataaaacagcaaaattAGATATAAACATATCaatcatatttattttcacagtaaGGTCAAAATGCACAAGAATAAAACGATTAAACAGAATATTAAAATCAGACATAGGCTACTGTATGAGCAGAGAGGAGACAGAACCGAGCTGTTCCGTCATGTGACCACTGGAGGGCAGatcacacgcatgcacgcacacacacactttactcTGGTAAGTTTTACTGTAGTATCAAATTAAGTCAGATTAGGAATGATGctcatgacagaatgttcatgaGTTAGACATCAGcggttgtttgtgtgtttaaggTGTCAGTCTGAACTGACGGCTctctcatcatcatcttcatcatcatcagacGTCTGCAGTGTGTTAGGTCTCTTTTCCCGCCTGCAGACAAACGGAGAGTTCATGACACATGCATCCATCCCAACtagttttttctgtttgtacCGCAACTCTACTACACATGAAAGTATGCATGTACTGATAGTCTACTAGTTTAATACTTAGTAGCACATTTTTAGCTGATGAAAACACAGTTGATGTACAGTAGATAATAGATCATTTTTATACACCTAAACACAAGTCAAGTATACTCGGATTAGATCATTATTAAAAGATTTGTACAAACACAAGTATGTCAAATACACTTAGACTCCATTGTCACTATAAGTCAAGTAtgattaaagtcccagtgaaattcaaaatgacaaatctgattttttcatgaaatattgcagcgtttattgtaaaaagtttatcaatgtgggtcattgtcattttaaaattcctgtggcctcataatcttcagttaaaatctgaaaatgcacttccatcttaaatgaggtatgttagacggcttgggcggagcagccgttaactcctccccttcaactgtcagtctgctgccagttccatttcaaaatgcaacggctgtttttatacatccaatcaaatcgcagagaaagccacgcccactatttttctcatttgaaattccatttcactcggaaatgcgtcaaatgCGACGCAAcgtccggttcacggggacttgaAGTGTCTTTGGAAGTATAGTAGTGATAAGTAGGCTACATAAAGAGTGGACTGAAAGtctatttatttcagttatttcagc contains:
- the aqp9a gene encoding aquaporin-9a, with the translated sequence MKYQCAIKHDIFKEFLAEFLGTFVLVLVGCGSVAQTVLSRNSLGEPLTVHIGFSTGLMMGVYVAGGVSGGHLNPAVSLAMAIVGKLKIWKFPVYVLAQFLGAFAGAAAVFGLYYDAFMDFTNGILSVTGINATGHIFTSYPGRHLTVLGGFVDQVFGTGTLVLCILAVTDVGNIGAPKGVEPLAIGLILLGISVSMGLNCGYPLNPARDLGPRLFTALAGWGTEVFSTAGYWWWIPVAGPLVGGVVGAVIYFLLIELHHSKDTDKPHEEPEEEEEDEEDDISLKDKYEMINMS